A genomic region of Micromonospora sp. NBC_01796 contains the following coding sequences:
- a CDS encoding S8 family peptidase — translation MTLPRTLQRRMAAIGTVLATTVATVLVAGPVTAAPASGDIRYHAGTTAVPGSYIVVLKDSAVGGRAGTRQAEVKSSAGSLAARYGGSTGHVYGDALNGFEARLSESGAKRLAADPAVAYVEQNYTVTTSVTQTNPPWGLDRIDQPNLPLSATYSYVRSGSGVIAYVIDTGIRITHSEFGGRAIYGYDAVDGALPADDCNGHGTHVAGTVGGRTYGVAKSVRLVAVRVLNCAGSGTLAGVVAGVNWVTSNHQAGQPAVANMSLGGTLNGSINTAVQGSILDGVTYAVAAGNNNLPACGYSPASVTTALTVGATQSNDVRATFSNYGTCLDLFAPGVGILSAWYTSDTASASLQGTSMASPHVAGAAARVLQANPSWLPATVHSFINSTATPGVVINPGPGSPNRLLYLPPSY, via the coding sequence TTGACGCTTCCACGCACGCTCCAGCGCAGAATGGCCGCCATCGGCACCGTGCTCGCCACCACCGTGGCCACGGTCCTGGTCGCCGGGCCGGTGACCGCGGCCCCGGCCAGCGGTGACATCAGGTACCACGCCGGCACCACCGCCGTACCGGGCAGCTACATCGTGGTGCTCAAGGACAGCGCGGTCGGCGGCCGGGCCGGCACCCGCCAGGCCGAGGTCAAGAGCAGCGCGGGCAGCCTCGCCGCCCGCTACGGCGGCAGCACCGGCCACGTGTACGGCGACGCCCTCAACGGCTTCGAGGCCCGGCTGTCCGAATCGGGCGCCAAGCGGCTGGCCGCCGACCCGGCGGTCGCGTACGTCGAGCAGAACTACACCGTCACGACCTCGGTGACCCAGACCAACCCGCCGTGGGGGCTGGACCGGATCGACCAACCGAACCTCCCGCTGAGTGCCACCTACAGTTACGTCCGCAGCGGCAGCGGCGTGATCGCGTACGTCATCGACACCGGTATCCGGATCACGCACAGCGAGTTCGGCGGCCGGGCGATCTACGGGTACGACGCGGTTGACGGCGCACTTCCGGCCGACGACTGCAACGGCCACGGCACCCACGTCGCCGGTACGGTCGGCGGTCGCACGTACGGCGTGGCCAAGAGCGTCCGACTGGTCGCCGTACGGGTCCTCAACTGCGCCGGCAGCGGCACCCTCGCCGGGGTGGTCGCCGGGGTGAACTGGGTGACCAGCAACCACCAGGCGGGTCAGCCCGCGGTGGCGAACATGAGCCTCGGTGGCACCCTCAACGGCTCGATCAACACAGCCGTGCAGGGCTCCATCCTGGACGGTGTGACCTACGCGGTGGCGGCGGGCAACAACAATCTGCCCGCCTGCGGCTACTCCCCCGCGTCGGTCACCACCGCGCTCACCGTCGGCGCGACCCAGAGCAACGACGTCCGGGCGACCTTCTCCAACTACGGCACCTGCCTGGACCTCTTCGCGCCCGGTGTCGGCATCCTCTCCGCCTGGTACACCAGTGACACCGCCAGCGCCAGCCTCCAGGGCACCTCGATGGCCTCGCCGCACGTCGCGGGGGCGGCGGCCAGGGTGCTCCAGGCCAACCCGAGCTGGCTACCGGCCACGGTGCACTCCTTCATCAACTCCACCGCCACGCCCGGCGTGGTGATCAACCCCGGTCCCGGCTCACCGAACCGGCTGCTCTACCTGCCTCCGTCGTACTGA
- a CDS encoding dienelactone hydrolase family protein, whose translation MAEVLLFHHANGLTAGVREFAEGLRRAGHTVHVPDLYEGEVFDNLEQGVGHAQKIGFDTVLDRGRAAAEALPAHLVYAGFSLGVLPAQLLAQTRAGAAGALLLEGCVPTAEFGGAWPRGVPVQIHGMDADPFFAGEGDLDAARALVDSTPDAELFLYPGNRHLFADSSLPSYDESAATLLTTRVLAFLDTLG comes from the coding sequence ATGGCCGAGGTGTTGCTGTTCCACCACGCGAACGGACTGACGGCGGGGGTGCGCGAGTTCGCCGAGGGGCTCCGGCGGGCCGGTCACACGGTGCACGTACCGGACCTCTACGAGGGGGAGGTCTTCGACAACCTCGAACAGGGTGTCGGGCACGCCCAGAAGATCGGGTTCGACACGGTCCTCGACCGTGGTCGGGCCGCCGCCGAGGCGCTGCCCGCCCACCTCGTCTACGCCGGGTTCTCCCTCGGTGTCCTGCCGGCGCAGCTACTGGCCCAGACCAGGGCCGGTGCCGCCGGTGCGCTGCTGCTGGAGGGCTGCGTCCCGACCGCCGAGTTCGGCGGGGCGTGGCCCCGGGGCGTACCGGTGCAGATCCACGGGATGGACGCCGACCCGTTCTTCGCCGGGGAGGGCGACCTCGACGCCGCCCGCGCCCTGGTCGACAGCACCCCGGACGCCGAGCTGTTCCTCTACCCCGGCAACCGGCACCTGTTCGCCGACAGCAGCCTGCCCTCGTACGACGAGTCCGCCGCCACCCTGCTCACCACGCGGGTGCTCGCCTTCCTCGACACCCTCGGCTGA
- a CDS encoding S8 family peptidase: protein MNPSGIRGRRLLAAGLLTVLTVGTATPASAAPGADPPDGRILRAGGATAVPDSYLVVLRDAATAAGPAAVAATADRLAVDHGGTVVRVYHAAINGFEVRLPERAAKRLAADPSVAYVEQNHLIVPLAAGVQPNPPSWGLDRIDQHQLPLDQQYVYPNTAPNVTAYVIDTGIRKTHVDFTGQAVDGFDAVDGLLPADDCNGHGTHLAGIIGGQLHGVAKDVRLVSVRVLNCTGSGSFAQVIAGIDWTVQNAVRPAVVNMGIGGGASTALDAAVINTINRGIPVVVPAGSSASNACNYSPGRVPQALTVAGTTITDARMGSASFGSCVDIFAPGQGITSTWHTSNTATNTISSSSAASAHVAGCVTLLLQDHPTWTPAQVASHLAAVSTGGVVSNPGAGSPNRLLYCGP from the coding sequence ATGAACCCATCAGGTATCCGAGGCCGGCGCCTGCTCGCAGCCGGTCTGCTCACGGTGCTCACCGTCGGCACCGCCACCCCGGCGTCCGCCGCACCGGGCGCCGACCCGCCCGACGGGCGGATCCTGCGCGCCGGCGGGGCCACCGCCGTACCCGACAGCTACCTGGTCGTCCTGCGCGACGCGGCCACCGCCGCCGGCCCGGCCGCGGTCGCCGCCACCGCCGACCGACTCGCCGTCGACCACGGCGGTACGGTCGTACGCGTCTACCACGCGGCCATCAACGGCTTCGAGGTACGCCTGCCGGAGCGGGCCGCCAAACGACTGGCCGCCGACCCCTCGGTGGCGTACGTCGAACAGAACCATCTCATCGTCCCGCTGGCCGCCGGGGTGCAACCGAACCCGCCGTCCTGGGGACTGGACCGGATCGACCAGCACCAACTCCCCCTCGACCAGCAGTACGTCTACCCGAACACCGCGCCGAACGTCACCGCGTACGTGATCGACACCGGGATCCGCAAGACGCACGTCGACTTCACCGGCCAGGCGGTCGACGGGTTCGACGCGGTCGACGGGTTGCTGCCTGCGGACGACTGCAACGGACACGGCACCCACCTGGCCGGCATCATCGGCGGCCAACTGCACGGGGTGGCCAAGGACGTCCGGCTGGTCTCCGTACGCGTACTCAACTGCACCGGGAGCGGCAGCTTCGCGCAGGTGATCGCCGGGATCGACTGGACCGTGCAGAACGCGGTCCGCCCGGCGGTGGTGAACATGGGCATCGGTGGCGGCGCCAGCACCGCACTCGACGCCGCGGTGATCAACACGATCAACCGGGGCATTCCGGTTGTCGTACCGGCGGGCAGCTCGGCGAGCAACGCCTGCAACTACTCGCCGGGCCGGGTCCCGCAGGCGCTCACCGTGGCCGGCACCACGATCACCGACGCCCGGATGGGTTCGGCGAGCTTCGGTAGCTGCGTGGACATCTTCGCGCCGGGCCAGGGCATCACGTCGACCTGGCACACCAGCAACACCGCGACCAACACGATCAGCAGCAGCTCGGCGGCGTCCGCGCACGTCGCCGGCTGCGTCACCCTGCTGCTCCAGGACCACCCGACGTGGACCCCGGCGCAGGTGGCGAGCCACCTGGCGGCGGTGTCGACCGGCGGGGTGGTGTCGAACCCGGGTGCGGGCTCACCCAACCGCCTGCTCTACTGCGGTCCCTGA